One stretch of Aerosakkonema funiforme FACHB-1375 DNA includes these proteins:
- a CDS encoding response regulator transcription factor: protein MQPTKILVIEDEEFVRDNILDILECKNFDVVGAKNGEEGIREAQKQIPDLILCDIMMPDMDGYSVLTELQQQPITAVIPFIFLTAK from the coding sequence ATGCAACCGACAAAAATTTTGGTAATTGAAGACGAAGAGTTTGTGCGAGATAATATTTTGGATATTTTGGAGTGCAAAAATTTTGATGTTGTGGGGGCGAAGAATGGTGAAGAAGGAATACGAGAGGCACAAAAGCAAATACCCGATTTAATTCTCTGCGATATCATGATGCCTGATATGGATGGTTATAGCGTCTTAACTGAATTACAGCAACAGCCAATAACGGCAGTTATTCCATTTATTTTCCTAACTGCTAAGTAG